A window from Brucella sp. BE17 encodes these proteins:
- a CDS encoding ETC complex I subunit, with translation MVARIYRPAKTAMQSGKAKTDQWILEFEPESPRKVEPLMGYTSSGDMRSQIRLFFDGKEEAVAYATRNTIPYRLFEPHEQKRRQVSYSDNFRFDRSVPWTH, from the coding sequence ATGGTTGCACGCATTTATCGTCCAGCTAAGACAGCCATGCAGTCTGGCAAGGCCAAGACCGATCAATGGATTCTCGAATTTGAACCGGAAAGCCCGCGTAAGGTCGAGCCCTTGATGGGGTATACCTCGTCAGGCGATATGAGAAGCCAGATTCGTCTATTTTTCGACGGTAAGGAAGAGGCTGTTGCTTATGCGACGCGCAACACAATTCCTTATCGGCTGTTCGAGCCGCATGAACAGAAGCGCCGTCAGGTTTCCTATTCAGATAATTTCCGCTTCGATCGTTCAGTGCCCTGGACACATTGA
- a CDS encoding PLP-dependent aminotransferase family protein: protein MRLQSPWAPRLSENGNNPANRLVEALSEDILSGQLVGGDRLPAHRDLAWKLNLGVGTVTKAYAMLERRGLARSVKGSGTFVAVFESRKGPAIDFSVNRLPVMLSDRLLAGTLSTISRKIDSAHVNLYPPPAGHDEHRRLLARWLESLGIQAAPKRIILTGSGQQALWLAFDILCGGRGLIITERLSYSGAIALARYRGHPMRSVDIDAEGLVPDDLDRVLTEEENSGRRRLVYLTPTLHNPTTISMGEARRKEIVDVCRRRNVPIVEDGVYTLGASPDNPPLIALAADRVFHVTSLSKSLSPGLRLGVLVLPSGWVERAEEALRALPLSSSPVDYALLEEWSTSGVMETVRDTLRAEARKRAKLARSFFDNSIIMTNDNAFHAWLPMPHWEAEAFETAAAALGVVVTQPDAVRADRNDEATGIRLCLGGPGMEDLAAGLTLLSRLKISDPS, encoded by the coding sequence ATGCGTCTTCAGTCCCCATGGGCACCCCGTCTATCGGAAAATGGCAATAATCCTGCAAATCGTCTTGTCGAGGCTCTGTCAGAAGACATTCTTTCAGGACAATTGGTTGGGGGCGACAGACTGCCTGCCCATCGCGATCTGGCCTGGAAACTGAACCTTGGAGTAGGAACGGTTACAAAAGCCTATGCGATGCTTGAACGACGCGGCCTTGCGCGTAGCGTAAAGGGCAGCGGTACATTCGTGGCGGTTTTTGAGTCTCGCAAGGGGCCTGCCATTGATTTTTCTGTAAACCGCTTGCCTGTTATGCTCAGTGACAGGCTGTTGGCTGGCACACTTTCGACGATCTCCAGAAAAATTGATTCCGCGCATGTCAATCTTTACCCACCCCCTGCCGGTCATGATGAGCATCGGCGCTTATTGGCACGGTGGCTCGAAAGTCTTGGCATTCAAGCGGCACCAAAACGGATTATATTAACCGGAAGTGGGCAGCAGGCACTTTGGCTCGCTTTCGATATTCTATGCGGCGGCAGAGGTCTGATTATCACAGAACGGCTTAGCTATTCGGGAGCTATAGCACTTGCCCGCTACCGTGGTCATCCGATGCGAAGCGTCGATATTGATGCAGAAGGCTTGGTGCCGGATGATCTTGATCGGGTTCTCACCGAGGAGGAAAACAGCGGGCGCCGTCGGCTCGTCTATCTTACGCCTACACTGCACAACCCCACGACAATTTCTATGGGGGAAGCGCGCAGAAAAGAAATAGTTGATGTCTGCCGCAGACGAAACGTCCCAATCGTCGAGGATGGCGTCTATACGTTGGGGGCCAGTCCGGACAATCCACCGCTCATTGCCCTGGCAGCTGATCGCGTCTTTCATGTTACCAGCCTGTCCAAATCACTTAGTCCGGGGTTGCGGCTGGGCGTTCTGGTGTTGCCATCGGGCTGGGTAGAGCGCGCGGAAGAAGCATTGCGCGCATTGCCACTATCCTCTTCGCCGGTGGATTATGCGCTTCTTGAAGAGTGGTCAACCAGTGGCGTGATGGAAACAGTGAGAGACACATTGCGGGCCGAAGCGCGTAAAAGGGCAAAACTTGCCCGATCATTCTTTGATAACAGCATTATCATGACCAACGACAATGCTTTTCATGCGTGGCTCCCGATGCCTCATTGGGAAGCTGAAGCGTTTGAGACAGCGGCGGCAGCGCTCGGTGTTGTTGTTACACAGCCGGACGCTGTGCGTGCTGATCGCAACGATGAAGCGACGGGCATCCGGCTGTGCCTGGGCGGGCCTGGCATGGAAGACCTTGCCGCGGGGCTTACATTGCTCTCGCGGTTGAAGATAAGTGACCCTTCTTGA